Below is a genomic region from Deinococcus aquaedulcis.
CCAACGATCACGCTCGTCGGCGGTTGAGGCTTGGCGTTGACGACGCAGCAGTTCGTCTTCATCTAAGTGCTTCAGAGGAATGATCGCTTTGATACACTAACTATACTTCAAATTTGTATCACCTCGCACCAGACGGGCACAGCCACCAGGGTCGCCGGGTAGACCGTGCCCTGATGCCAGATCTGACGCCAGACCCGTTCGTACAGCGGCACCTCTTCCTCGGCGAAGAACCCGCTCCGCGTAGAGAATCCATACTCGCCCGGCCCGAGCTGAAGCATGGCCAGCAGCCAGTGTGCCAGCCGGGGATCGCCGTAACACGACTGGCCCAGGAGTCGCTGCTCTTCCGGCGTGAACCTCACTGCCTGAGCTTAGCGGGTGCCCAGGTGGTGGATCGCGCTCAGTGGGCGGCCACGGTCTCTTTCCCCATCTGTTCCTGCGCCAGCCGCTCCCAGTTCACGCGGCGCAGGCGCCATTCAAAGATCGCCACTTTCACCAGTTCCTCGGCGCTGCGGCCCAGAAACACACCCCACACGCCCAGCGGCGTGAACAGCCCCAACCAGATTGCCAGCGGCAGCCCCACCACAAAGGCGCCCACCACGTCGCCCAGAATCACGCCCCGGCCATCGGCGGCGCCCGGCAGCACCCCGCCGCCGATAATCATGTTGCGCACCTTGGCCACCTGGGTTACCGCACTGATCAGCACGCCGACCAGGGCAATGTGGTGCACCTCGGCGCCCACGCGGGGAAAGAGGGGGGGCACCAGCAGGGCGCTGAGAGCGAACAGCAGGCCAAAGCCGGCGCCCGTCAGCAGGCCCGCGCGGCCAATGCGGCCCAGCCACAGGCGCGCGCCCGCCGCGTCGCCCGCCCCCAGGGCGCGGCTGGTAAACACGGTGGCCGCGCTCATCAGGCCGAACGAGCCCACGATAAAAATGCCCTCCAGCGTGCCCACAATCTGGCTGGCCGCCAGCGCCTCGGTGCCCACCCGGGCAAACACGGCGGCGTACAGAAAACCCCCCAGGCTCCAGGCAAATTCGGTAAAGGCCAGCGGCGCGCTGATGCTCAGCAGCGGGCCCGTAATGGTGCGCCATGCCGCACGCGCGGGCAGGGCCAGGGCCGCCAGATGCCGGGGGCCGTAAATCTGATAGGCCAGCAGCGCCACCTTCAGCACGTTGGCCACCACCAGCGCCCACGCCGCGCCCACCACGCCCAGCTTGGGCAACGGCCCCACGCCGAACACCAGCCCGTAGGCCACCAGACTTTCTACGATCACCGTGATCACGGTGGCCACCAGCGGCGTGCGGGCGTGCCCCAATGAGCGCAGGGCCCCGCTGAAAATCCAGGCGAGGCTGCCTGGAATCAGCGCCAGCATGGCCACCTGCATATAGGGCGTGGCGGCCAGGGTCACGGCCTCTTCCCCACCGGCAAGGCGCAGCAGGGGCTCGGCCAGTCCCACCACCGGCACGGTCAGCAGCAGCGCCAGCAAGGCGCCGGTCAATACGCTCAG
It encodes:
- a CDS encoding MATE family efflux transporter; the encoded protein is MSAGAALNPSPSESIKSPARQIADLAIPVSLEMVIQLVLTFVNQVIVGALGAVAVAAVGLAGSLSFLFFVTLGALGSSTSILVARRWGAGDRPGVNQTLTLSVLTGALLALLLTVPVVGLAEPLLRLAGGEEAVTLAATPYMQVAMLALIPGSLAWIFSGALRSLGHARTPLVATVITVIVESLVAYGLVFGVGPLPKLGVVGAAWALVVANVLKVALLAYQIYGPRHLAALALPARAAWRTITGPLLSISAPLAFTEFAWSLGGFLYAAVFARVGTEALAASQIVGTLEGIFIVGSFGLMSAATVFTSRALGAGDAAGARLWLGRIGRAGLLTGAGFGLLFALSALLVPPLFPRVGAEVHHIALVGVLISAVTQVAKVRNMIIGGGVLPGAADGRGVILGDVVGAFVVGLPLAIWLGLFTPLGVWGVFLGRSAEELVKVAIFEWRLRRVNWERLAQEQMGKETVAAH